One stretch of Lucilia cuprina isolate Lc7/37 chromosome 6, ASM2204524v1, whole genome shotgun sequence DNA includes these proteins:
- the LOC111688088 gene encoding G protein alpha o subunit: FFTFFSTLSSFLDDLDRLGAKDYQPTEQDILRTRVKTTGIVEVHFSFKNLNFKLFDVGGQRSERKKWIHCFEDVTAIIFCVAMSEYDQVLHEDETTNRMQESLKLFDSICNNKWFTDTSIILFLNKKDLFEEKIRKSPLTICFPEYTG; the protein is encoded by the exons ttttttacttttttctctacTCTTTCTAGTTTCCTGGACGATTTAGATCGGTTAGGTGCCAAAGATTATCAACCAACCGAACAGGATATTTTGCGCACTCGTGTCAAAACAACTGGTATTGTTGAAGTGcacttttcctttaaaaatcttaatttcaa aCTCTTTGATGTTGGTGGCCAACGTTCGGAACGAAAGAAATGGATTCATTGCTTTGAAGATGTTACCGCGATTATATTTTGTGTTGCCATGTCGGAATATGATCAAGTTTTGCATGAAGATGAAACTAca aaccGAATGCAAGAATCTTTGAAATTGTTTGACTccatttgtaataataaatggTTTACGGATACTTCgattattttattcttaaataaaaaagatttattcgAAGAGAAAATTCGCAAGAGTCCATTGACAATCTGTTTCCCAGAATATACAGGTTAG